A window of Streptomyces sp. NBC_01224 genomic DNA:
CGAGGCCACCTCCACCCGGCCGCCGTGCGCGGCGACGACGGCCTGCACGATGGCGAGACCGAGCCCGGTGGAACCCGCGTGTCGGGAGCGCGAGGCATCACCGCGCGCGAACCGTTCGAAGACATGCGGCAGCAGCTCCGGCGGAATGCCGGGCCCGTTGTCCTGGACCTCCAGCGTCACCCAGGGGTGGCCGGCCGCGGCACGCACCCGCACGGTGACGGTGGTGCCGGGCGGGGTGTGCGTACGGGCGTTCGCCAGCAGATTGACCAGTACCTGATGGAGCCGGGTCGGATCGCCGTACACGGTCGCGGGCTCGTCCGGCAGTTCGAGGCGCCAGTGGTGATCTCCCTGCCCGGCGGCGCGGGCATCACTCACCGCGTCGACGACGACCGGCGAGAGATCGGTGCTCTCGTGACTCAGCGGGCGCCCGGCATCAAGGCGGGCGAGCAGCAGCAGATCCTCCACCATGCCCGTCATCCGCTCCGCCTCGGACTCGATCCGTCCCAGGGCATGCCGGGTGTCGGGGCCGGTCTCCTCGCGGCCGCGCCGGGTCAGTTCGGCGTATCCGCGGATCGAGGCCAGCGGGGTGCGCAGCTCATGGCTGGCGTCCGCGACGAACTGACGTACCCGCATCTCGCTCTCCTGCCGCACCTCCAGCGCCGAACCGACATGGCCCAGCATCCGGTTGAGCGCCGCGCCCACCTGCCCGACCTCGGTCCGCGGATCGGCCTCGGCCTCGGGGACCCGCTCCAGGAGAGCCACCTCGCCGCTGTGCAAAGGAAGTTCGGAGACCCGGGTCGCGGTCGCGGCGACCCGGCGCAACGGCCGCAGCGCGACACCGACCATGGCGGCGCCCGCGATACCGGCCGCGATCAGACCGGCCCCGGTGACACAGACCTCGACGGTGATCAGGGTGGTGAGGGCGGAGCTCACCTCGGCGGCGGGGATGCCGACGAGGATCGTCGTCCCCTGCGGGCCCGCGACGGCCTTCACCCGGTTGGAGCCGAGTCCGGGCAGGTCGATGCTTTGCGCCCCGCCCCCGACAGGGGTGTCCGCCGCCTCCAGGGCGCTCTGCTGGGCGCCGGTCATCGGCTGCCCGCTGTCCTCGGTCCCCGGTCCCGGCGTGGTGGTGCTCTCCACGACCACCCTCGAGTCGGTGACCGAGCCGTCCGACAGAACGGCCCCGAAGGCGCCGACGGGCAGCCCGCGCGCGTCGACGAAGGCCAGCGGGTCGTCGCTCTGCTGTGCACCGCCGGGCCTCGGCCCCCCGGCGCCGAGGGGCGGCTTGGAGGCCCGGATGGCGATGGATCGCAGCTGATCGTCGAGCTTGCCGTACATATAGCTGCGGTAGGCGATGGTGGTGACCGAGCCGATGACCGCGGCGACCACGGCGATCAGCGCCACCGCCGAGACCACGAGCCGGGTCCGCAGCGTCCACGGCCCCCGCCACCGGCTCACGCGCCTACTCACCGGGCTTGATGAGGTATCCCGCCCCGCGCCGGGTGTGGATCATCGGCGACCGCCCGGCGTCGATCTTCTTGCGCAGATACGAGATGTACAGCTCGACGACGTTCGCCTGCCCGCCGAAGTCGTAGTTCCACACCCGGTCCAGGATCTGCGCCTTGCTCAGCACCCGCCGCGGATTGCGCATCAGGAAGCGCAGCAGCTCGAACTCGGTCGCCGTGAGGTGGATGGACGTTTCGCCCCGGCTCACCTCATGGCTGTCCTCGTCGAGCATCAGATCGCCGACGACGAGCGTCGACTCGCTGCGTACGGCCGCCGTGCCGGACCGCCGGATCAGCCCGCGCAGCCGCGCCACGACCTCCTCCAGGCTGAACGGCTTGGTGACGTAGTCGTCGCCGCCCGCCGTGAGCCCGGCGATCCGGTCCTCCACCGCGTCGCGCGCGGTCAGGAACAGCACGGGGACCTCGGAGAGCTCCCGCCTCAGTCTGCCGAGTACGGCGAACCCGTCCGTGTCGGGCAGCATCACATCGAGGATCACCGCATCGGGCCGGAAGTCGCGCGCCATCCGCACGGCACCGGCACCGTCCCCGGCGCTGCGCACCTCCCAGCCCTCGTAACGCAGGGCCATGGAGAGCAGCTCGGCGAGCGGAGCCTCGTCGTCCACCACCAGCACACGGACGGGGCTGCGGTCCGCCCTGCGCAGTTCGGTACGCCCCTGGGGCGAGGTCGTCGTCATGCCTCAACCCTGTGAGGCTCCTCTGAGAGGGCCCTTTCCCGATTCTGTGAATTCCCTGAGAAAGCGGCCCTCATGGGCCGTCAGTCCACGGTGAACAACACGCTCGCGTTCCCGTGGCAGACCGCGCGCAGCCAGTCGTCCCCCAGCTCCAGCCGTTCCAGAGCGTGCAGCTGATGCGCGTACGGATACGGGATGTTCGGGAAGTCCGTCCCCAGCAGGATCCGGTCCCCGAGCGCCGCGAGCCGCCCCCGCTCTGCCACCGGGAACGGCGTGAAGTCCTCCGTGAAGTCCGTGAACGCCATCGTCGTATCGAGCCGTACCTCCGGGTACGTCTCCGCCAGCGTCAGGAACTCCGTGTACTCCGGCATCCCCATGTGCGCCACGATCAGCCGCAGCCGCGGATGCCGGGCGAGCAGCCGGCCGACCGGTTCGGGTCCCGTGTACTTGCCGGGCGCCGGCCCGGAGCCGCAGTGCATCACCACCGGAACCCCGGCCTCCGCGAGCAGCCCCCACACCGGCTCCAGCAGCAGGTCGTTGGCGTCGTACGCGCCGACCTGAAGGTGCGACTTGAAGACCCGAGCCCCCGCCTCCACGGCCTCTCGTACGTACCGCTCCACGCCCTCCTCCGGGAAGAACGTCGCGGTGTGCAGACAGTCCGGCACCCGGCGCGCGAAGTCGGCCGCCCAGCCGTTCAGCCAGGCCGCCATGTCGGTCTTGTGCGGGTAGAGCATCGAGGTGAACCGGAGCACTCCGAACGAGCGCAGCAGCGCGAGGCGTTCGTCCTCGTCGTGCCGGTATTCGATCGGCCACTCCATCCCGGTCAGCGGCCCCGCGGAGTCGAAGTACGCCCAGACCTTGCGGAGCACCCGCTCCGGCATGAAGTGCGTATGGACATCGATGATCCCGGGCAGCCCCAGCCGTTCCCAGAACCGCACGACGTCGTCGGCGTCACCACTCATTGCACACCCCTTTCACCGTCCGGCCCCGACGATCTCAGAACAGCCCGCCCTGGACGCCACCACCCCCGATGTCGGCCACCGGCACGCCCACCCCTGCCCGCGCGTCGGCGCCCGTCAGCTCCCACCCGGTCATCAGCCGGGTGTCGAGCACCACGACCCCGTCCTTCACCGTCTCCAGATGCAGATCGGGCCCCGCCGCCGCCACCAGCCGCCCCGCGACCACGCCCCCGTCGACCAGCTCGGTGACCGCCCACGCCACCTCGACCGCGCCGTCAAGACCGAACAGCCCGGCATGATCGACCGCCTCGAAGGGCAACCGCTCCAGCGACTGCGGCCACCCGGCCCCCTCCAGCGCCGCGGCCCGCCCGTAGAGCTGCGCCACCTCGGCCCGCCGCTCCGCCACCCCCGGCAGCACCGCGCGCACGGCCCGTTTCCTGGCGTACGGAATCCGGTCCGGCACCCCGAGCGCCGACCGCAGCAGTTCCTCGGTCCGCCGCGCCGCCATCAACGGCCCCCGCCCCAGCCAGCTGAACACCACGGCCCCCTGCTCCCGCAGCCGCGCCGCCTCCCGCTCCTCGGCGGTGATCCCGACCTTCACCATCCCCGGCCCGAACCAGGCGAGATACACGCGGTACGTCCGGGGGTCATCGGCGATCGTGTCAGCGGCCACCGAGTGCGCCCGGTCCAGCCGCGCGCACTCAGGACACCGTGCCCCCGCGCTGCGCCCCGACACCACGGCCTTCACCGGACACGCATTCCCTCGCGCCCCGACGCAGCATCGCTCCCCCACGGCCCGGAAGCCGAGCTCCGTCCCGTAGGACAGCACACTCACCCGAACGGCCCCGCCCCGACGCCACCCCAGCACGGGCGACCCCTGCGCGTTGGGCCATCGCAGCCCGGTGCACTGCCACCCCATGTACGAACTCCCGGATTCCGATTCAGGCGGAGGGAATGCCAAGAGGCCCCCGGATGAATCCGGGGGCCTCTTGGGACTGTGCACTCGGCAGGATTCGAACCTGCAACCTTCTGATCCGTAGTCAGATGCTCTATCCGTTAAGCTACGAGTGCTTAGCGTTCCGGGCTTTTCTGCCTGGTCGGCGTTGCGGGAACAACATTACATGACCTGCGCCGTAGCGCGAAATCCTTTAGCCACACCACCTCTGACCTGCGAAAACACCCCGTTTGGGGCTGCCGTGGGCGACTGTCCGACCAGACACCCGAGCGGGCCGCGGGCCACCACGGGGCCGTATCCGGACCGCCCGGGTCCGGATACGACCGAAGCCCCGTGTCGGCGACACGGGGCTTCGGTGATGAAGCGGAGGCGGAGGGATTTGAACCCTCGATGGGCTTTAAGACCCAAACCGCATTAGCAGTGCGGCGCCATAGACCGGACTAGGCGACGCCTCCAGCACACCCCGCGCGAGCGCGAGTGGTGCGTGCAGATGATGACACAGCTGAGCACTGCCTCACCAATCGCTGCCTACGGTACTAGGCAGTCGGGCACGAGGGCAAAGCGACTGCGGTTGCGCAACGCCGTGGCGTGCGGAGCGTTAGTGAGATGAGGGAGGCGCCGCCTTCCCGTTCTTCCCATCGTTCCAACCACTGTCCCGTCCCTCTCGTCGAAGTGCACGAGCACAGGAGCCCGCATGTTGCGTCGCCTCGCCCTCACCGTCGTCGTGTCTCTCGCCGCGCTGTCCGCCGCCGCGCCGGGTGCGACCGCGGCCACCGCCCCCCTCCCGCTGCCGCTGCCCCTGCTGCACGCCGACGACGCCCGTACCCGATTGATGGTGACGGTCTCGGGCACGGGAGATCCTGCGGCCGAGGGCGTCTTCGAGCTGAAGTGCGGGCCGGCGGGCGGCAGCCACCCGGCGGCGCAGCAGGCCTGCGACCGGCTGGACGAGCTGGCCGCCGAGGGCGCGGACCCGTTCGCCCCGGTGCCCGGGGACGCGATGTGCACCCAGCAGTTCGGGGGTCCGGCCACCGCCCGGGTCACCGGGACCTGGCGGGGCAGGAGCATCGACACGGCCTTCGAACGGACCAACGGCTGCGCGATTTCGCGCTGGAACGGGCTGCGGCCGGTGCTCCCCAACGTCCGATGAGCAGGGGTCCACATCCCTGCCCACGGCATATCGAACGTCACGTGACGGGCTGGAGTCGTACACCGTATGCACAGAACCTTGGTGAGAGCTCCCCCTCATCCGCCGCCCCACGCCCCTTCCCTGCCTTTAGACTCCTTCCGTGACAGCCTGCGGCCCGAGGGGCAAGATGGGGCCCGCTGTCGGCAAGGTGCGGTAATCAGGGAGGAAGCGTCGTCGTGAGCAGCAGGCCATCCCGAGGCACTGCTCGCCTCGCAGCCATACTCGATGCACTCCCTGACGGGCTGCTGCTCGTCAACTGCAACGGCACGGTCGTCAACGCCAACACCATCGCGCTGGAAATGTTCGAGACGCCGGGCACCGCGCTCGTCGGGCGCGGGCTCCTCGACCTGCTGCCGGAGTTCGACTCCAAGCTGATTCCGGGGTCGATGCGCCGGCCCGAGTCCGCCGACGACCGCGGCCGTACGAAGCCGACGCGGATGACCGCACGGCGGACCGACGGCAACGAGTACCCGGTCGAGGTCACCAGCGCCAGCCTGGAGGACGGACAGGCCGCGTACAACGACTTCCAGAGCAGTTACAGCGGCAGCTACACGGGTGACGAGCTTCTGATGCTCGTCGTACGGGATCTGTCGGGCACCGTCGACACCGAGGCCGAACTGGCCCGTTCGCAGCGGCAGACCGAGATGATCCTGCGAGCCGCGGCCGAGGGCGTCGTCGGCACGGACACGGACGGCCGGGTCGTCCTGGTCAACCCCGCCGCCGCGCAGATCCTCGGCTTCCGCGCCAGCGATCTGGGTGGCCAGGAACTGCATCCGCTGATCCTGCACTCGCGGGCGGAGGGTGAGTCGTTCCCGTACGAGGAGTCGCCGCTCGCCGACACCCTCAGGTCCGGCCGCAAGCACCGGGTGCGCGGGCAGGTCCTGTGGTCCAAGAGCGGTGCGCAGGTGCCGGTCGACCTGACCACGGCGCCGGTCCGGGACGGGGACCAGCTGGTCGGTGCGGTCATGACGTTCACCGACCGCAGGCCGTACGAGGAGCTCAGCGAGCAGCACAAGGCCGAGGTCGCCGAACTGACCGCGGGCCACACCGCGGAGGTCACCGGACTGACGGAACGGCACAGCGCGGAGCTGGCCGACCGGGCCGAGCGGTACACGGCCGAACTGGAAGCGCAGGCCGAACAGCTGGCGGCGCTCACCGCCCGGCACACCCAGCTCACCGCCGTACTCGGCGAGTCGCTCCGCGGGCCGCTGGAGGAGCTGCGCGGCGAACTCTCCACGCTCGCCGCCGACCCGGCCGGCCAGCTGTGGCCGGAGGCCAACCAGATCCTCCACCACCTGGCCGCGGGCTACGCCCGGATGACGACGCTCGTCGACAATGTGCTCGGCTACCAGCGCCTGGACGCCGGCTCGGAGGAGCTGGTCAAGGCGAACGTGCTGCTCGACTCGGTCGTGACGGCCGGTATCGACGCGGCCGTCGAGCTGATCGGTCCCGGGCGCGCCCAGTTCGCGGTGCACGCGCCCCCGATCGAGGCCGAGGTGGACGCGGCCCGGCTGGTGACCGCGCTCGCCCATCTGGTCGCGGATGTCGCCGGGGTCGACTCGACCGGCAAGGCCCGCGTGGTGCCGGGCGGTGGCTACGTCGACTCGACGGTCGTCGTCGCGGCGGCGCAGCGCGGTGACGTCGTACGGGTCGAGGTGCGCGGGCCGTTCGCCGGGGGAGACCCGGTGCATGAGCCGATCGTGCGCGGGATCGTACGGGCGCACGGCGGCGTGCTCCAGACGCACGAGGTGCCGGGGATGAGCGGCAGCGCGTACGTGCTCGAAGTGCCGTTGGGCGCGGGCTCGGGAACGGTGATGCCACCGGCGCCCGAGCCGGAGCCCGAACCCGCGCCGGAGCCGATGGCCGGTCAGGCCGCTCCGGGCGGCGGGCGGCGACGGGCGCGGCGGGCGTCCACGGACGCGTTCCTGGAAAGCCCTGTGGGCGGCTCCGAGGGGTCCGGGGACGGAGACACCGCGGCGGCCGAGCCGACGGGGCGGCGACGGGCACGTCGTGAGCCCGCGGCACAGGGCTCACAGGAGACGCAGGGTGCGCAGAGCGCGCACAGCCCGCACGAGATCATTCCGGCCCAGCAGAGCGAGGGGTCGGGGCGCAGGCGTGGGCGGCCGAGTCCGGCCGAGACCGGTGCTCAGCATTCACTTCCGGCTCAGCTGTCCCAGTTGCCCGAGCAGGCGCAGGGACAGGGACAGAGGCCTGGGCAGCCTGCTGTCGAGCAGCAGGGGCCGGGGCAGGCATTGGCGCTGCCCGCGGCCCCGGCACCGTCCGAGGGGGCGGTGGTGACGGCGGCCGAGGGCGCGCAGGGTGGCGGTGGCCGTCCGCAGCGTGGGCAGACCGTGCCTCCGCAGGGCGTTCCGGCCGAGACGCCGATGCCGGTGCCTGCGGGTGGCCACCGGGCGCGCCAGGGCGGCGAGAACCAGCTGGCCCTGCCGTCTTCCGCTTCCGCTTCCGCTCCTGCCGCCGAAGGCTTCCCGCAGGCCGGTGACGGTTCGGCGTCGGCGCCTCAGCCGACCGGGCGGCGAGCGCGACGGGCGTTGGCGGCCGTGCAGGAGCGTTCCGCTCAGGCCGAGCCGACCGGGCCTCGTACCGCGTTCGCGCTCCCGCCCGCGGATGCCGACCGGACCCCGCCCGCGGCCGTCGACGCCGACGCCTCGCTGCCCGGACGCCACGACGCCGTACGCCTCGCGCCGGACGACAGCCACACACCGCCCCAGGCGCACTCCGCAGCGAGCGGGCAGCGCCGGGCGCGTCGCGCCGACGCTCCCCAGCAGGCCGGACCGGCCGTCGGGCAGCCTGCGGAGCAGCAGCCCGTGCAGTCCGGCGGCTGGGCGGAGAACGGTTCCTCGGGGCAGGGACCGGCCGCGCCGACCACGCCCGGCGAGCAGGCCGACGACCGGGTCGACGGCCACCCCGGCGATCACCCCGGCAGCCGGTCCGGCGGAGAGCCGGAACGGCCCGCGGCCGGCCACACCACGCACACCACCGGCACCACAGCCGTCGCAGGCACCACCGACGCCACCGGCATCGCGGAGAGCCGTCCGCGGGACATCGCGCCCGTGGCGGACGCGCGCAGGCAGCCGCTGCCCGCGGAGGCACCGATGCCCGGCGGCTCGTCGGACTCGACGCAGGGACGCGCGTTCAGCGTGCGGACGCTCGGGCAGGGTGTGCCGTTCGCCCAGCACATCGCGCACCAGCAGAACCAGACGCTCGGCGGTGCCGGCCGACGCCGTAAGCTCGCCGCCCCGCCGGAGGGCGAGCGCACCCCGCAGTCCGCGCCGTCCCAGTCCGCCGCCGCGCAGGGCCAGGGCCCGGGTTCGGGGCAGTTGCTCTCCGCTCCCGAGGCCGAGGGACGCGCGTACGCCATAGGGGCACCCGACGAGGGGGCCGAGGGGCCGGAGCCGCTGGATGGTCCGGGTGGCGCGGTCGAGGTCGCCAACCGCCCGTCGCCGCAGCCGGTCGACGACGAACTGCCCCCGGAGCCGCTGGACAACCCGCGTCGGCTGCTCGTCTGGCCCGCGCCCGATGTCTCCACCCAGCAGGCACTGAGCGACCGCGGCTACCGGCCGGTGATCGTGCACTCGCGCGAGGAGGTCGACGCCCAGATCGCGGCGTTCCCCGCCGCGCTCTTCGTCGACCCGCTCACCGGTCCCATCACCCGCAAGGCGCTGCAGTCGCTGCGTCAGGCGGCGGTGGCGGCCGAGGTCCCGGTGCTGGTGACGGCCGGTCTGGGGCAGGCCTCGCGGGAGGCCGCATACGGTGCCGACCCGGCCGTGCTCCTCAAGGCGCTCGCTCCGCGCGACAGCGAACAGCATCCGCCGCGCGTGCTGTTGATCGAGGAGCACGAGGAGATCGCGCTGGCGCTGACGGAGACGTTGGAACGCCGCGGCATGCAGGTCGCGCGGGCCTCCACCGACAACGAGGCGGTGGCGCTCGCCACCCGGATGCGGCCCAACCTGGTGGTGATGGACCTGATGCAGGTACGCCGCCGCCGGGCCGGGATCGTCGACTGGCTGCGTGCCAACGGCCAGTTGAACCGAACCCCGCTGGTCGTCTACACCTCCGCCGACATGACCGGGTCGGAACTGCCGAAGCTCAGCTCGGGCGAGGCCGTCCTCTTCCTGGCCGAGCGCTCCACCAGCGACGAGGTGCAGTCGCGCATCGTCGACCTGCTCGCGAAGATCGGCACGAACTGACGCGTACGGACACGCGATGCGGACACGGGCGCGAACGGCCGGGCGGACGCCCGGAGATGGCGACGAGGGCGGTACGGGAGATCCCGTACCGCCCTCGTCGTGCTCCCCGACCGGGCCGGGTCAGAGCCGGGTGATGTCCAGCTCGCCCTCCGCGTACTGCTTGCGGATCACCTTTTTGTCGAACTTGCCGACGCTCGTCTTCGGCACCGCCGGAATGATCGTCCAGCGCTCCGGCAGCTGCCACTTGGCGATGCCGGACTCGGCGAGGAAGTTCCTCAGCACCTCGTACTCGGTGGTGGCACCGTCCTTGAGGACGACGGTCGCGAGCGGACGCTCGCCCCACTTCTCGTCCGGGACGGCGACGACCGCCGCCTCGGCCACATCCGGGTGCGCCATGAGCGCGTTCTCCAGCTCGACGCTGGAGATCCATTCGCCGCCGGACTTGATGACGTCCTTGGCCCGGTCGGTAAGGGTGAGGAAGCCGTCCTCGCTGATCACGCCGACGTCACCGGTCTTCAGCCAGCCGTCCTCGCTGAACTTGTCCTCGGGGC
This region includes:
- a CDS encoding HAMP domain-containing sensor histidine kinase produces the protein MSRWRGPWTLRTRLVVSAVALIAVVAAVIGSVTTIAYRSYMYGKLDDQLRSIAIRASKPPLGAGGPRPGGAQQSDDPLAFVDARGLPVGAFGAVLSDGSVTDSRVVVESTTTPGPGTEDSGQPMTGAQQSALEAADTPVGGGAQSIDLPGLGSNRVKAVAGPQGTTILVGIPAAEVSSALTTLITVEVCVTGAGLIAAGIAGAAMVGVALRPLRRVAATATRVSELPLHSGEVALLERVPEAEADPRTEVGQVGAALNRMLGHVGSALEVRQESEMRVRQFVADASHELRTPLASIRGYAELTRRGREETGPDTRHALGRIESEAERMTGMVEDLLLLARLDAGRPLSHESTDLSPVVVDAVSDARAAGQGDHHWRLELPDEPATVYGDPTRLHQVLVNLLANARTHTPPGTTVTVRVRAAAGHPWVTLEVQDNGPGIPPELLPHVFERFARGDASRSRHAGSTGLGLAIVQAVVAAHGGRVEVASVPGHTVFAVHLPTLPAVAPHSQQGDRLSTSA
- a CDS encoding response regulator transcription factor — encoded protein: MTTTSPQGRTELRRADRSPVRVLVVDDEAPLAELLSMALRYEGWEVRSAGDGAGAVRMARDFRPDAVILDVMLPDTDGFAVLGRLRRELSEVPVLFLTARDAVEDRIAGLTAGGDDYVTKPFSLEEVVARLRGLIRRSGTAAVRSESTLVVGDLMLDEDSHEVSRGETSIHLTATEFELLRFLMRNPRRVLSKAQILDRVWNYDFGGQANVVELYISYLRKKIDAGRSPMIHTRRGAGYLIKPGE
- a CDS encoding amidohydrolase family protein translates to MSGDADDVVRFWERLGLPGIIDVHTHFMPERVLRKVWAYFDSAGPLTGMEWPIEYRHDEDERLALLRSFGVLRFTSMLYPHKTDMAAWLNGWAADFARRVPDCLHTATFFPEEGVERYVREAVEAGARVFKSHLQVGAYDANDLLLEPVWGLLAEAGVPVVMHCGSGPAPGKYTGPEPVGRLLARHPRLRLIVAHMGMPEYTEFLTLAETYPEVRLDTTMAFTDFTEDFTPFPVAERGRLAALGDRILLGTDFPNIPYPYAHQLHALERLELGDDWLRAVCHGNASVLFTVD
- a CDS encoding DUF2797 domain-containing protein — translated: MGWQCTGLRWPNAQGSPVLGWRRGGAVRVSVLSYGTELGFRAVGERCCVGARGNACPVKAVVSGRSAGARCPECARLDRAHSVAADTIADDPRTYRVYLAWFGPGMVKVGITAEEREAARLREQGAVVFSWLGRGPLMAARRTEELLRSALGVPDRIPYARKRAVRAVLPGVAERRAEVAQLYGRAAALEGAGWPQSLERLPFEAVDHAGLFGLDGAVEVAWAVTELVDGGVVAGRLVAAAGPDLHLETVKDGVVVLDTRLMTGWELTGADARAGVGVPVADIGGGGVQGGLF
- a CDS encoding SSI family serine proteinase inhibitor, with translation MLRRLALTVVVSLAALSAAAPGATAATAPLPLPLPLLHADDARTRLMVTVSGTGDPAAEGVFELKCGPAGGSHPAAQQACDRLDELAAEGADPFAPVPGDAMCTQQFGGPATARVTGTWRGRSIDTAFERTNGCAISRWNGLRPVLPNVR
- a CDS encoding PAS domain-containing protein, whose protein sequence is MSSRPSRGTARLAAILDALPDGLLLVNCNGTVVNANTIALEMFETPGTALVGRGLLDLLPEFDSKLIPGSMRRPESADDRGRTKPTRMTARRTDGNEYPVEVTSASLEDGQAAYNDFQSSYSGSYTGDELLMLVVRDLSGTVDTEAELARSQRQTEMILRAAAEGVVGTDTDGRVVLVNPAAAQILGFRASDLGGQELHPLILHSRAEGESFPYEESPLADTLRSGRKHRVRGQVLWSKSGAQVPVDLTTAPVRDGDQLVGAVMTFTDRRPYEELSEQHKAEVAELTAGHTAEVTGLTERHSAELADRAERYTAELEAQAEQLAALTARHTQLTAVLGESLRGPLEELRGELSTLAADPAGQLWPEANQILHHLAAGYARMTTLVDNVLGYQRLDAGSEELVKANVLLDSVVTAGIDAAVELIGPGRAQFAVHAPPIEAEVDAARLVTALAHLVADVAGVDSTGKARVVPGGGYVDSTVVVAAAQRGDVVRVEVRGPFAGGDPVHEPIVRGIVRAHGGVLQTHEVPGMSGSAYVLEVPLGAGSGTVMPPAPEPEPEPAPEPMAGQAAPGGGRRRARRASTDAFLESPVGGSEGSGDGDTAAAEPTGRRRARREPAAQGSQETQGAQSAHSPHEIIPAQQSEGSGRRRGRPSPAETGAQHSLPAQLSQLPEQAQGQGQRPGQPAVEQQGPGQALALPAAPAPSEGAVVTAAEGAQGGGGRPQRGQTVPPQGVPAETPMPVPAGGHRARQGGENQLALPSSASASAPAAEGFPQAGDGSASAPQPTGRRARRALAAVQERSAQAEPTGPRTAFALPPADADRTPPAAVDADASLPGRHDAVRLAPDDSHTPPQAHSAASGQRRARRADAPQQAGPAVGQPAEQQPVQSGGWAENGSSGQGPAAPTTPGEQADDRVDGHPGDHPGSRSGGEPERPAAGHTTHTTGTTAVAGTTDATGIAESRPRDIAPVADARRQPLPAEAPMPGGSSDSTQGRAFSVRTLGQGVPFAQHIAHQQNQTLGGAGRRRKLAAPPEGERTPQSAPSQSAAAQGQGPGSGQLLSAPEAEGRAYAIGAPDEGAEGPEPLDGPGGAVEVANRPSPQPVDDELPPEPLDNPRRLLVWPAPDVSTQQALSDRGYRPVIVHSREEVDAQIAAFPAALFVDPLTGPITRKALQSLRQAAVAAEVPVLVTAGLGQASREAAYGADPAVLLKALAPRDSEQHPPRVLLIEEHEEIALALTETLERRGMQVARASTDNEAVALATRMRPNLVVMDLMQVRRRRAGIVDWLRANGQLNRTPLVVYTSADMTGSELPKLSSGEAVLFLAERSTSDEVQSRIVDLLAKIGTN